A region from the Salidesulfovibrio onnuriiensis genome encodes:
- a CDS encoding DUF5989 family protein, which yields MDFLKDLWGFLKVRKKFWLLPVILVLLLFGALIVLTGGSAIAPFIYTVF from the coding sequence ATGGATTTTCTGAAAGACCTGTGGGGATTCCTCAAGGTGCGCAAAAAGTTCTGGCTGTTGCCGGTCATCCTGGTGCTGCTGCTTTTTGGCGCGCTGATCGTGCTCACCGGCGGCTCGGCCATCGCCCCCTTCATCTATACGGTATTTTAG
- a CDS encoding sensor histidine kinase, with translation MSDDPQEKGTRRPFFPARGRSLSRDLTASLVVIVVMVATAMSAYTYWRQSEDMMASARAKADETVERVAEILAVPIWNLDYENARLIGSVYAQNDMVQGFRIYGSRNEVIYAHEKFIGSKPDVKRVRKIVFEGRNIGRAEIDFTLRGEKERLEGQMLVSVMLIMVSVVVILAVTGILLRVFLGKPLSILQHGIARVAKGDFSYDFGEIHHAELLDIARRFRIMSAEIEARERKLQAMNRTLQEAEEKYRGIFENAVEGIFQMTPEGDLTNANPALARFFGYETVDEFVKDVRTMRSKMFVDPEQSRAFLEDIQQGGKVLRLETEYKRKDGRKFWGSLNARAVYDDSGVFHSIEGILEDITERKKAEQDLADLNRHLEQLVRARTEDLVRKAHELEQANKRLRELDEMKSAFLSSVSHELRTPLTSILGFAKLLTKDFVRSFLPKATGDSLLEKRGKRIQENLSIITEEGERLTRLINDVLDLNKIESGRMGWRDEVVRVSDIVEKSLQSVKGLFAQKVQVELLHEVEDGMPSVVADPDRLQQVLMNLLNNSAKFTEEGSVTVKAHRDNGYIRVEVVDTGVGIAPEDRLTIFEKFHQSSINTIKDKPQGTGLGLTICREIIEHYGGRIWVQSELGKGSSFIFTLSIEND, from the coding sequence ATGAGCGATGATCCGCAAGAGAAAGGCACGAGAAGGCCTTTTTTCCCTGCCAGAGGGCGCTCTCTCTCACGCGACCTGACCGCGAGCCTGGTGGTTATCGTGGTCATGGTGGCCACGGCCATGTCCGCCTATACCTACTGGCGTCAGTCCGAGGACATGATGGCCTCGGCCCGGGCCAAGGCGGACGAGACCGTGGAGCGCGTGGCCGAGATCCTGGCCGTGCCCATCTGGAATCTGGATTACGAAAACGCCCGCCTCATCGGCTCGGTCTACGCCCAGAACGACATGGTCCAAGGCTTCCGCATCTATGGCTCCCGCAACGAAGTCATTTACGCCCACGAAAAATTCATCGGCTCCAAGCCCGATGTGAAGCGGGTGCGCAAGATCGTCTTTGAAGGCCGCAACATCGGCCGGGCCGAAATCGATTTCACCCTGCGCGGCGAAAAGGAACGCCTGGAAGGGCAAATGCTCGTCTCGGTCATGCTCATCATGGTTTCCGTGGTGGTCATTCTGGCCGTGACCGGTATTCTGCTACGCGTGTTCCTGGGTAAGCCGCTCTCCATTCTACAGCACGGCATCGCCCGGGTTGCAAAAGGCGACTTCTCCTACGATTTCGGAGAGATCCATCACGCGGAACTTTTGGACATCGCCCGCCGTTTCCGGATAATGAGCGCCGAGATCGAGGCCCGCGAGCGCAAGCTCCAGGCCATGAACCGCACCCTGCAGGAGGCTGAGGAAAAATATCGCGGAATTTTCGAGAACGCGGTGGAAGGCATTTTCCAGATGACCCCCGAGGGCGACCTGACCAACGCCAACCCCGCCCTGGCCCGGTTCTTCGGGTACGAGACCGTGGACGAGTTCGTGAAGGACGTGCGCACCATGCGCAGCAAGATGTTCGTGGATCCGGAGCAGTCCCGGGCCTTCCTGGAGGATATCCAGCAGGGCGGCAAGGTCCTGCGCCTGGAGACGGAATACAAGCGCAAGGACGGCCGCAAGTTTTGGGGCTCCCTCAACGCCCGCGCCGTGTATGACGACAGTGGCGTGTTCCATTCCATCGAGGGTATCCTCGAGGACATCACCGAACGCAAGAAGGCCGAGCAGGATCTGGCCGACTTGAACCGTCACCTGGAACAGCTGGTCCGCGCCCGCACCGAGGATCTGGTGCGCAAGGCCCACGAGCTGGAACAGGCCAACAAGCGCTTGCGCGAACTGGACGAAATGAAGTCCGCGTTCCTGTCCTCGGTTTCCCATGAACTCCGGACGCCGCTCACATCGATCCTCGGTTTCGCCAAGCTGCTGACCAAGGACTTCGTGCGCTCCTTCCTGCCCAAGGCTACCGGCGATTCCCTGCTGGAAAAGCGCGGCAAGCGCATCCAGGAGAACCTGTCCATCATAACCGAGGAGGGCGAACGCCTGACCCGGCTCATCAACGACGTGCTCGACCTGAACAAGATCGAATCCGGCCGCATGGGCTGGCGGGACGAGGTTGTCCGGGTCAGCGATATCGTGGAAAAGTCGCTTCAGTCGGTCAAGGGATTGTTTGCCCAGAAGGTACAGGTGGAGCTGCTTCACGAGGTGGAGGACGGCATGCCCTCGGTCGTGGCCGATCCGGACCGTTTGCAGCAGGTGCTCATGAACCTGCTCAACAACTCGGCCAAGTTCACCGAGGAGGGCAGCGTCACGGTCAAGGCCCACCGCGACAACGGCTACATCCGTGTGGAGGTCGTGGACACGGGCGTCGGCATTGCCCCGGAAGACCGCTTGACCATCTTCGAGAAGTTCCACCAGTCCAGCATCAACACCATTAAGGACAAGCCCCAGGGAACGGGCTTGGGCCTGACCATCTGCCGCGAGATCATCGAGCACTATGGCGGGCGCATCTGGGTCCAGTCCGAGCTCGGCAAGGGCAGTTCCTTCATCTTCACCCTGTCTATCGAAAACGACTAG
- a CDS encoding SxtJ family membrane protein, protein MIDAGKQNRDGFIPASISRREAVDTGMAMVLICLIAWFATRDARWTVAAVAVLVVNMVWPVIFTPVAKVWLGLSHVLGTVMSKLVLGVVFFGLVTPLALVRRVFGHDPMALSQWKKGASSVFVVRDHAFTSEEIERPF, encoded by the coding sequence ATGATAGACGCAGGAAAACAAAATCGGGATGGTTTCATCCCCGCCTCGATCAGCCGCCGCGAGGCCGTGGATACGGGCATGGCCATGGTGCTGATCTGCCTGATTGCCTGGTTCGCTACCCGCGACGCCCGCTGGACCGTCGCCGCCGTGGCCGTGCTGGTGGTCAACATGGTCTGGCCGGTGATATTCACTCCCGTGGCCAAGGTCTGGCTGGGGTTGTCCCATGTGCTCGGCACGGTCATGTCCAAGCTGGTGCTGGGGGTGGTCTTCTTCGGGCTGGTCACTCCCCTGGCGCTGGTGCGTCGGGTTTTTGGTCACGATCCCATGGCCTTGAGCCAATGGAAAAAGGGAGCCTCGAGCGTTTTCGTGGTTCGCGACCACGCATTCACTTCCGAAGAAATAGAACGGCCCTTTTAA
- a CDS encoding glycine zipper domain-containing protein, which produces MKHFILLAALALLATGCANKAQSGAGLGALTGATIGALASKNKISGAAIGAGIGMAAGYIVGNEMDKTDRQQVSNTLENTPSGQVTQWRNPDTGVNYQARPRPAREHDGRVYREVELLAEMPNGKKETVYADAYRGPDGRWHLVQ; this is translated from the coding sequence ATGAAACATTTCATCCTGCTCGCGGCGCTTGCCCTGCTGGCGACCGGGTGCGCCAACAAGGCCCAGTCCGGGGCCGGGCTGGGCGCGCTCACCGGGGCCACCATCGGCGCGCTGGCCAGCAAGAACAAAATTTCGGGCGCTGCCATCGGCGCGGGCATCGGCATGGCCGCCGGGTACATTGTCGGCAATGAAATGGACAAGACAGACCGGCAGCAGGTTTCCAACACCCTGGAAAACACCCCGTCCGGCCAGGTGACGCAATGGCGCAACCCGGACACGGGCGTGAACTACCAGGCCCGTCCCAGGCCAGCCAGGGAGCATGACGGACGCGTCTACCGCGAGGTGGAGCTTCTGGCGGAAATGCCCAACGGCAAGAAGGAAACCGTTTACGCCGACGCCTATCGCGGGCCCGACGGGCGCTGGCACCTCGTGCAGTAA
- a CDS encoding MBL fold metallo-hydrolase, giving the protein MKRIVFALAVVVLGCLVVACAARPNFTGEQMRRMQSSSNYADGKFRNPTGLSADVVVSYPSMIFNYLFGEGERFPRTPPVVEPLNPLAMAEGSSLKVAWLGHSTVLLNVEGVTVLTDPVFSKRVSPFSFAGPSRFHDRLAIEPDRLPSIDVVVISHDHYDHLDRAAIETLHPRVGCFYVPLGVGAYLAEWGVPKNKIVELDWWEEAQHPSGLTLACTPSHHFSGRGIFGRNTTLWCSWSILGKEERVYFSGDSGYSSHFREIGEKYGPFDLTLMESGAYSEYWPYAHMQPEQSVQAHLDVGGKVMLPIHWGTFNLALHDWDEPIRRVMDRARQTDVPVLATVSGRVVELSPGRFETAETSAPELRMEIR; this is encoded by the coding sequence ATGAAAAGGATTGTATTCGCGCTGGCCGTTGTTGTATTGGGCTGCCTTGTGGTGGCCTGCGCGGCCCGGCCCAACTTTACCGGAGAACAGATGAGACGCATGCAAAGTTCCAGCAATTACGCGGACGGCAAGTTCCGAAACCCCACGGGCCTTTCCGCCGACGTCGTTGTTTCCTATCCCTCCATGATTTTCAACTACCTGTTCGGTGAAGGGGAGCGCTTTCCCCGGACGCCGCCCGTTGTCGAGCCGCTGAACCCGCTTGCCATGGCCGAGGGATCCTCGCTCAAGGTGGCCTGGCTTGGGCATTCCACGGTGCTCCTCAATGTGGAAGGGGTCACCGTGCTCACGGATCCGGTGTTCAGCAAGCGGGTGTCCCCGTTCTCCTTTGCCGGGCCGAGCCGGTTCCACGATCGTCTGGCCATTGAGCCCGACCGTCTCCCTTCCATCGACGTGGTGGTCATTTCCCACGATCATTACGATCACCTGGACAGGGCCGCCATTGAAACTCTCCACCCCAGGGTGGGATGTTTTTATGTCCCTCTCGGAGTCGGTGCGTATCTCGCCGAATGGGGCGTACCCAAAAACAAGATCGTGGAACTGGACTGGTGGGAGGAGGCGCAACATCCGTCGGGACTGACCCTGGCCTGCACGCCGTCCCACCATTTTTCCGGCAGGGGGATCTTTGGCCGCAACACCACCCTGTGGTGCTCCTGGTCTATTCTCGGGAAAGAGGAACGGGTCTACTTCAGCGGGGATTCCGGGTATTCATCCCATTTCAGGGAGATCGGCGAAAAGTATGGCCCCTTCGACCTGACCCTGATGGAGTCCGGGGCCTACAGCGAATACTGGCCCTATGCCCACATGCAGCCCGAGCAGAGCGTCCAGGCCCACCTGGACGTGGGGGGAAAGGTTATGCTGCCCATTCACTGGGGGACCTTCAACCTGGCCCTGCACGATTGGGACGAACCCATACGGCGGGTCATGGACAGGGCGCGGCAGACGGATGTTCCTGTCCTTGCCACGGTGTCTGGTCGGGTGGTGGAGTTGTCACCCGGGCGGTTCGAGACGGCGGAGACCAGCGCCCCGGAACTTCGGATGGAGATCCGCTAG
- a CDS encoding family 20 glycosylhydrolase — MIRLSGYVLICLLVNALTAPLASAITQQEMNDFAASATIKQKVISNFGANSTATIKFILENKSSVPLVPGAGNWEIWFHYARKYEPQIYDGMSLEHVNGDLHVIRPTFGFPGLAPGQKMELFYSHPWDSASTSLFMPRMFITAKNLKPAVFANTDVNDEKAFVLPMMREDQYKRYPHDVISRNTDGVNIWRYERNAEVTASGLTPENAMRRIVPTPRSVKYEDGTVTFGRNIPVTFPASLEKQAEMLRKGLAKVFGEAITLRKVDTLPRNEPGIRLERSGKNEAEGYTLVISNEGVAIAGNDEAGIFYGIMSLLNLLPAKAGSLQLPQMQVEDAPRYAWRGMMVDVARNFRTKEEILKTLDAMAVYKLNRLHLHLTDDEGWRLEIKGLPELTEVAGKRCFDLDEEDCLLTQLGAGPYGDNTGSGYYTTEDYIEIVRYANERFITVLPEYDGPGHARAAIKAMEARYKKYAAQGNLEEANKYRLADPDDKSEYNSAQNYNDNAINVCRPSAYRFMAKVIDEVKYMHEMAGQPLKIFHAGGDEVAGGAWEGSPICKQLIDTPNNGVDSVKDLKKYYLKNVAHIAWTRNLDIANWADGMMYDNMTPFERSEFPVENMYAHAWNNVWEWGAADKAYFMANAGYKVVIDHATHTYFDHPYEPTPTERGYYWAPRYTDTRKTFGYMPDNFYASADYTRPGEPIEDLEALMGRPFEKLHKPENIMGMQGHLWGETVRTGEQYSKLVFPRMVALAERVWHRSDWEGDAPDLDGKKAEWADFASVLAVKELPRLNAMGLKPRVPAPGAVVKGSKLHANVAFPNLTIQYSKDKKTWRTYQDPIEFTGLTYMRSVTGNGIASKVIAIKK, encoded by the coding sequence ATGATTCGATTATCTGGCTATGTTTTGATCTGCCTGCTCGTGAACGCGCTTACCGCCCCTCTGGCCAGCGCCATCACCCAGCAGGAAATGAACGACTTTGCGGCTTCGGCGACAATCAAACAGAAGGTCATTTCCAACTTCGGGGCGAACAGTACCGCCACCATCAAATTCATCTTGGAGAACAAGAGTTCCGTACCGCTGGTACCCGGTGCGGGAAATTGGGAGATCTGGTTCCATTATGCGCGGAAGTACGAGCCCCAGATCTATGACGGCATGTCCCTGGAGCACGTCAACGGGGACCTGCATGTGATCCGCCCCACGTTCGGATTCCCGGGTCTGGCCCCGGGACAGAAGATGGAGCTGTTCTATTCGCACCCCTGGGACTCCGCCAGCACCAGCCTGTTCATGCCCAGGATGTTCATCACGGCCAAGAACCTCAAGCCCGCCGTCTTCGCCAACACGGACGTCAATGACGAAAAGGCCTTCGTCCTGCCCATGATGCGCGAGGACCAGTACAAGCGCTATCCGCACGACGTGATCAGCCGCAATACCGATGGCGTGAACATCTGGCGCTACGAACGCAACGCCGAGGTCACGGCCTCGGGCCTGACCCCGGAAAACGCCATGCGCCGGATCGTCCCCACCCCCAGAAGCGTGAAGTATGAAGACGGCACCGTGACGTTCGGCAGGAATATCCCGGTCACCTTCCCGGCCTCCCTGGAAAAGCAGGCCGAAATGCTCCGCAAGGGACTGGCCAAGGTATTCGGCGAAGCCATCACCCTCAGGAAAGTGGACACCCTCCCCAGAAACGAACCGGGCATCCGTCTGGAACGCTCCGGCAAAAACGAGGCCGAGGGATACACGCTGGTCATCAGCAACGAAGGAGTGGCCATTGCGGGCAACGACGAGGCAGGCATCTTCTACGGGATCATGTCCCTGCTCAATCTGCTTCCCGCCAAGGCCGGATCCCTCCAGCTCCCGCAGATGCAGGTCGAGGACGCCCCGCGCTACGCATGGCGCGGCATGATGGTGGACGTGGCCCGCAACTTCCGCACCAAGGAGGAAATCCTCAAGACCCTGGACGCCATGGCCGTTTACAAGCTGAACCGGCTGCACCTGCACCTCACGGACGACGAAGGCTGGCGCCTTGAAATCAAGGGCCTGCCCGAACTCACCGAAGTCGCGGGCAAGCGCTGCTTCGATCTCGACGAGGAAGACTGCCTGCTGACCCAGCTCGGCGCCGGCCCCTATGGGGACAACACCGGCAGCGGTTACTACACCACCGAGGACTACATCGAGATCGTCCGCTACGCCAATGAACGCTTCATCACCGTGCTCCCCGAGTACGATGGCCCGGGCCATGCCCGCGCGGCCATCAAGGCCATGGAGGCCCGGTACAAGAAGTACGCGGCCCAGGGCAACCTGGAGGAAGCCAACAAGTACAGGCTCGCCGACCCGGACGACAAGTCCGAGTACAACTCCGCCCAGAACTACAACGACAACGCCATCAATGTCTGCCGACCTTCCGCGTATCGCTTCATGGCCAAGGTCATCGACGAAGTGAAGTACATGCACGAAATGGCCGGGCAGCCGCTGAAGATCTTCCACGCGGGCGGCGACGAAGTGGCCGGCGGCGCATGGGAAGGCTCTCCCATCTGCAAGCAGCTCATAGACACTCCCAACAACGGGGTAGACAGCGTCAAGGATCTGAAGAAGTACTACCTCAAAAACGTTGCCCACATCGCCTGGACGCGCAACCTGGACATCGCGAACTGGGCGGACGGCATGATGTACGACAACATGACCCCCTTCGAACGCAGCGAGTTCCCGGTGGAAAACATGTATGCCCACGCATGGAACAACGTCTGGGAATGGGGCGCAGCGGACAAGGCCTACTTCATGGCCAACGCCGGGTACAAGGTCGTCATCGACCATGCCACCCACACCTACTTCGACCATCCCTACGAACCCACGCCGACCGAACGCGGCTACTACTGGGCTCCCCGCTACACCGACACCCGCAAGACCTTCGGCTACATGCCGGACAACTTCTATGCCTCCGCGGACTATACGCGCCCGGGCGAACCCATCGAAGACCTGGAAGCGCTGATGGGCAGGCCGTTCGAAAAGCTGCACAAGCCTGAGAACATCATGGGCATGCAGGGCCATCTCTGGGGTGAAACCGTAAGGACGGGAGAACAATACAGCAAGCTCGTGTTCCCGCGCATGGTTGCACTGGCCGAACGGGTCTGGCACCGCTCGGACTGGGAAGGCGACGCCCCCGACCTGGATGGAAAGAAAGCCGAATGGGCCGACTTTGCCTCCGTGCTGGCGGTCAAGGAGCTTCCCCGCCTGAACGCCATGGGCCTCAAGCCCAGGGTCCCGGCCCCCGGCGCAGTGGTCAAGGGGTCCAAGCTCCACGCCAACGTGGCATTCCCCAATCTGACGATCCAGTACTCCAAGGACAAGAAGACCTGGCGGACGTACCAGGATCCCATTGAGTTCACCGGCCTGACCTACATGCGAAGTGTTACCGGCAACGGTATTGCCTCCAAGGTCATTGCCATCAAGAAGTAA
- a CDS encoding DUF1007 family protein, producing the protein MHRTLNKTLLTALFLLLGLATMAQAHPHVFVDASPTMVINEHGLAGIREHWLFDDMFTSAILSDIGVDPTTVNTESGQSIIRDGAFAYLKNFDYFTAVHLDGKPVPIPEATDFAASITEDNRLVYDFFLPLDIPVSGAEKLRIVLYDKEYYTDILLKEDEISFEVDGQISVSHTIGPAKDLAYWGGYVIPQGINLNLSPTGTAEPAPPPVAVKPAPKEDAGLNLRQTVMKYVTAQQKALKKQMTALGNDIREKPLGPAFWMFLLLSFFYGGVHAIGPGHGKTVVCSYFLARPGSLWLGAVMGNAITFVHVGSAVLVVTGAYLLLGQGMGGFHQADRYIQPASYALLTLVGLGLAVKIALDLRKGGLLRGPACPVDTRDMARAGDTRSVLLVSFVTGIVPCPGAAVILAFAIGLNILGAGIAAMLALALGMGLTTTLFAWTAVSARGLALSLSSRNRTFFNWLYAAVSVCGALTIALFGAAMLTGSLS; encoded by the coding sequence ATGCACCGCACACTGAACAAGACGCTCCTTACGGCCCTTTTCCTGCTGCTGGGTCTTGCCACCATGGCCCAGGCCCATCCCCACGTATTCGTGGACGCATCCCCGACCATGGTCATCAACGAGCATGGCCTGGCCGGCATCCGCGAGCACTGGCTGTTCGACGACATGTTTACCAGCGCCATCCTGAGCGACATCGGCGTGGACCCGACAACCGTCAACACCGAATCCGGCCAGTCCATCATCCGGGACGGCGCCTTCGCCTACCTCAAAAATTTCGACTACTTCACGGCGGTCCACCTGGACGGGAAACCCGTGCCCATCCCGGAGGCCACGGACTTCGCGGCCTCCATCACCGAAGACAACCGGCTGGTCTACGACTTCTTCCTGCCCCTGGATATCCCGGTGAGCGGCGCTGAAAAGCTGCGCATCGTCCTCTACGACAAGGAATACTACACGGACATCCTGCTCAAGGAAGACGAGATCTCCTTCGAGGTGGACGGCCAAATCTCCGTGAGCCACACCATCGGCCCGGCCAAGGACCTGGCCTATTGGGGCGGCTACGTCATCCCCCAGGGCATCAACCTGAACCTGAGCCCGACGGGAACGGCGGAGCCTGCGCCGCCGCCCGTCGCCGTCAAGCCCGCGCCCAAAGAGGATGCCGGCCTGAACCTGCGCCAGACGGTCATGAAATACGTGACGGCCCAGCAAAAGGCCCTCAAGAAACAGATGACGGCCCTGGGCAACGACATCCGGGAAAAACCGCTGGGCCCGGCCTTCTGGATGTTCCTGCTGCTCTCCTTTTTCTACGGCGGGGTGCACGCCATCGGACCGGGGCACGGCAAGACCGTGGTCTGTTCCTATTTCCTGGCCCGCCCCGGTTCCCTGTGGCTCGGCGCGGTCATGGGCAACGCCATCACCTTTGTGCACGTGGGTTCGGCTGTGCTGGTGGTCACCGGGGCCTACCTGCTGCTGGGCCAGGGCATGGGGGGATTCCACCAGGCCGACCGCTACATCCAGCCAGCCAGCTATGCCCTGCTGACCCTGGTGGGGCTCGGGCTGGCCGTGAAGATCGCCCTGGACCTGCGCAAGGGCGGCCTGCTGCGGGGCCCGGCATGTCCCGTCGACACAAGGGACATGGCCCGTGCGGGGGACACCCGGAGCGTACTGCTGGTCTCCTTTGTCACCGGCATCGTGCCCTGCCCGGGCGCGGCCGTGATCCTGGCGTTCGCCATAGGGCTGAACATCCTGGGAGCGGGCATCGCGGCCATGCTGGCCCTGGCCCTGGGCATGGGTCTGACCACCACCCTGTTCGCCTGGACCGCGGTGAGCGCCCGCGGCCTGGCCCTGAGCCTATCCAGCCGCAACAGAACCTTCTTCAACTGGCTCTACGCAGCCGTCTCCGTGTGCGGGGCCCTGACCATCGCCCTGTTCGGCGCGGCCATGCTGACGGGAAGCCTTTCCTGA
- a CDS encoding carbamoyltransferase family protein — protein MPEAILGISAFYHDSAAVLLVDGRIVAAAQEERFTRKKHDAGFPHHAAKYVLEEGGYTLEDLAAVAFYDKPYLKFERLLETYNGFAPRGLKSFLSAIPVWVKEKLFMRKMLREELARLGQGKPQLLFPEHHLSHAASAFYPSPFEDAAILTVDGVGEWATTTIGKGAGKDISILRELHFPHSLGLLYSAFTSFCGFRVNSGEYKLMGLAPYGNSESPRIAEWKACIYEQLIDVREDGSLLLNMDYFNYATGLTMCCNEKWEALFGIPARRPETEIGQEYMDLALAIQQVTENIVLRLAETARELTGCENLVMAGGVALNCVANGKLLRKGIFKDVWIQPAAGDAGGALGAALAGWHIWRGRERTPEPHDAMCGAYLGPEFGPVSIERMARKHSARFRKFDDFAALCSEVGGLLAKGNVVGWFQGRMEYGPRALGNRSILGDPRHPEMQKKLNLKIKYREGFRPFAPSVIEEEIPSYFELDRPSPYMLIVAPVEGKRCNPLPENYGSMPMYERLYVQRSDIPAVTHVDFSARIQSVSKRTNPRYWQLIDTFRSEQGCGLVVNTSFNVRGEPIVCTPEDAFTCFMRTEMDYLVLGDCLFAKADQSDWSEQGDWRESFDLD, from the coding sequence ATGCCGGAAGCTATCTTGGGCATCTCCGCGTTTTACCACGATTCGGCAGCGGTGCTGCTGGTGGACGGCCGCATTGTCGCGGCCGCGCAGGAGGAACGGTTTACCCGCAAGAAGCATGATGCGGGATTCCCCCATCACGCCGCCAAGTATGTCCTCGAAGAGGGGGGATACACCCTGGAGGATCTGGCGGCAGTGGCCTTTTACGACAAGCCGTACCTCAAGTTCGAGCGGCTCCTGGAAACCTACAACGGTTTTGCTCCCCGTGGCCTGAAAAGCTTTCTGTCCGCCATCCCGGTGTGGGTCAAGGAAAAGCTGTTCATGCGCAAGATGCTCCGGGAGGAACTGGCGCGTCTTGGCCAGGGAAAGCCGCAGCTGCTTTTCCCCGAACATCACCTTTCCCACGCGGCCAGCGCCTTTTATCCCTCCCCGTTTGAAGATGCCGCCATCCTGACCGTGGACGGCGTGGGAGAGTGGGCGACCACCACCATCGGCAAGGGGGCGGGCAAGGACATTTCCATTCTGCGTGAGCTGCATTTTCCCCATTCCCTGGGGCTGCTGTATTCGGCCTTCACCTCCTTTTGCGGCTTCCGGGTTAATTCCGGGGAATACAAGCTCATGGGCCTTGCTCCCTACGGCAATTCGGAATCCCCGCGCATTGCCGAGTGGAAGGCATGCATTTATGAGCAGCTTATCGATGTCCGCGAGGACGGGTCCCTGCTGCTGAACATGGACTATTTCAATTACGCCACGGGCCTGACCATGTGCTGCAACGAGAAATGGGAGGCCCTGTTCGGCATCCCGGCCCGGCGGCCCGAGACCGAGATCGGCCAGGAATACATGGACCTGGCCCTGGCCATTCAGCAGGTGACCGAAAATATTGTGCTCCGGCTGGCCGAGACCGCCCGCGAACTGACCGGATGCGAAAACTTGGTCATGGCCGGCGGGGTGGCCCTCAACTGCGTGGCCAACGGCAAGCTGCTGCGCAAGGGAATATTCAAGGATGTCTGGATCCAGCCCGCTGCCGGGGACGCCGGTGGCGCGCTCGGCGCTGCCTTGGCTGGCTGGCATATCTGGCGCGGTCGCGAACGGACTCCCGAGCCGCATGACGCCATGTGCGGCGCCTATCTCGGCCCGGAGTTCGGGCCGGTCTCCATTGAAAGGATGGCCCGCAAGCATTCCGCGCGGTTCAGGAAGTTCGATGATTTTGCCGCCTTGTGCTCCGAGGTGGGCGGCCTGTTGGCGAAAGGCAACGTGGTCGGCTGGTTCCAGGGGCGCATGGAGTATGGCCCGCGCGCCCTGGGCAACCGTTCCATTCTCGGCGATCCCCGTCATCCCGAGATGCAGAAGAAGCTCAACCTCAAGATCAAGTACCGCGAAGGGTTCCGTCCTTTCGCCCCCTCGGTGATCGAGGAGGAAATCCCCTCCTATTTCGAACTGGACCGTCCTTCGCCGTATATGCTCATCGTGGCCCCGGTGGAGGGAAAGCGCTGCAACCCGCTCCCGGAGAACTACGGATCCATGCCCATGTACGAGCGGCTGTATGTGCAGCGTTCGGATATACCGGCCGTCACCCATGTGGATTTCTCCGCGCGGATCCAGAGCGTGAGCAAACGCACCAATCCGCGATACTGGCAACTTATCGATACGTTTCGAAGCGAACAGGGGTGCGGACTTGTTGTCAATACAAGCTTCAATGTTCGCGGAGAGCCCATTGTTTGCACGCCGGAGGACGCCTTTACCTGTTTTATGCGCACGGAAATGGACTACCTGGTGCTGGGGGACTGTCTGTTCGCGAAGGCGGACCAGTCCGACTGGAGCGAGCAGGGAGACTGGCGGGAGTCTTTCGATCTGGACTGA
- a CDS encoding TetR/AcrR family transcriptional regulator — MEGSASKRDLVLRSALRLISEHGFHNTPMSQVARESGVAVGTIYHHFSGKEALINELYREVKLFIMGRIAEGFDPAMPVERGIRLVWRNYLDFRLTHPVEMRFAEQYKNSPYIERETIEALSAMNEPFNAFLRRGIDEGVLEDRSPVVIMAALFGPVDSLSHLCTWFGAELSEELAAQTEEACWQAIRKQ, encoded by the coding sequence ATGGAAGGAAGCGCCTCCAAGCGCGACCTGGTGCTGCGCTCAGCGCTCAGGCTCATTTCCGAGCACGGGTTCCACAACACCCCCATGTCGCAGGTGGCTCGGGAGTCCGGCGTGGCCGTGGGCACCATCTATCATCACTTTTCCGGCAAGGAAGCGCTCATCAACGAGCTCTACAGGGAAGTGAAGCTCTTCATCATGGGCCGCATTGCCGAGGGCTTTGACCCGGCCATGCCCGTGGAGCGGGGGATCCGCCTGGTCTGGCGCAACTATCTGGATTTTCGGCTGACCCACCCTGTGGAAATGCGCTTTGCCGAGCAGTACAAGAACTCGCCGTATATCGAGCGGGAGACCATAGAGGCCCTGAGCGCCATGAACGAGCCCTTCAATGCGTTCCTGCGGCGGGGCATTGACGAGGGTGTCCTGGAGGACAGAAGCCCGGTGGTCATCATGGCTGCCCTGTTCGGCCCGGTGGACAGCCTGTCCCATCTGTGCACCTGGTTCGGCGCGGAGCTTTCCGAGGAGCTCGCCGCCCAGACCGAGGAAGCCTGCTGGCAGGCCATCCGAAAACAATAA